The Azospirillum baldaniorum genome window below encodes:
- a CDS encoding recombinase family protein, translating into MLLGYARVSKAEGQDTSAQVDALRVAGCMRVFQEAGSGGRWDRPELHRLLDQLRPDDVVVVWKLDRLSRSLKDLLLILERIEQAQAGFRSLTEAVDTTGPAGRMMMQMLGAFAEFERAMIRERTRAGLEAARNQGRHGGRRPKLTTAQCREIVEMVTSGRKSAAEVSRLFGVHPATVSRLLSRARRLADDSEQILR; encoded by the coding sequence ATGCTGCTGGGCTACGCGCGCGTGTCGAAAGCGGAAGGGCAGGATACCTCAGCCCAGGTGGACGCCCTGCGGGTGGCTGGGTGCATGCGTGTCTTCCAGGAAGCGGGATCGGGTGGCCGCTGGGACCGGCCCGAGCTGCATCGGCTGCTCGACCAGCTGCGGCCCGACGACGTGGTTGTCGTCTGGAAGCTCGACCGGCTGTCCAGGTCGCTGAAAGACCTGCTGCTGATCCTGGAGCGGATCGAGCAGGCGCAAGCCGGATTCCGCTCGCTCACCGAGGCCGTCGACACCACCGGCCCGGCAGGCCGCATGATGATGCAAATGCTGGGCGCCTTCGCCGAATTCGAGCGCGCCATGATCCGCGAGCGCACCCGGGCGGGATTGGAAGCCGCCAGAAATCAGGGACGCCACGGCGGTCGACGCCCGAAACTCACGACCGCCCAATGCCGGGAAATCGTTGAGATGGTGACATCGGGGAGGAAGTCCGCCGCCGAGGTTTCACGGCTCTTCGGCGTCCATCCCGCCACGGTCAGCCGCTTGCTCTCCCGGGCCCGCCGCTTAGCGGACGATTCTGAACAGATTCTGCGATGA
- a CDS encoding Tn3 family transposase — translation MPRHQLLSPQTRAALFDPPSEPTAITRLYTLSPDDLAHVRRRRRPWNRLGFAMQLAYLRHPGRALGIGEEPPTAMLAHIAGQVGADPALFVDYARREEARREHLAELQAAFGLSPFGLADYRAMWRVASEVARGTDRGDAIALAVVEELRARRVLLPVATVVERLGLAVRARARATAYASLIRGLEDRQTERLLALLKVTEPEGRTGLTQLREWSEVPSAANLVRLAERLATVRAIGIEADRARRIHQVRYAIIAGEAGIMDAQHLSRLGPERRLAVLTAFVIEQEARLSDAAVEMFDRLMGALFRRAERKRTERLTDRAKEQESLVWMHAVSGRALVAARRNGTDPFAAIEAAVGWEAYEKSVDHAVGVAETADEGNSLPEVVERHASARRFAPTFLQTFAFSSYRKSDPLLKAVDAIKALYASEGRPTLAKDAPVSFLQRRWRPLVLPQGKNLDRRAYEMAVFAHLRERLRAGDVWIEGARAYRRFTDFLLPRPTFEDLRSTGSLDLPIPVSWPDYATERTKLLDDRLREVAALAEVNRLPGVTLEDGRLTISPLSRAVPEAAGALAKRLSALLPRIRITEILAEVDRWTGFASSFTHVRTGEPAFDRAAVLGTVLADGTNLGLSRMAEASRGLNHARLIWTAEWHVRDETYAAALATVVNAHHAHPMAHHWGPGDTSSSDGQFFRAGGRGEARSDVNGRYGDDPGALFYTHVSDRFSPFHTKVISATAGEAAHVLDGLLMHGSALSIREHYTDTAGATDHVSGLCHLLGFRFAPRVRDLKERRLYVIDRTADYGLLTPLIGGPVRLHFVEESWDDLLYLATSVRTGTAAPSALLRRLAAYPRQNQLAKALREIGRIKRTLATLDWLKDPDLRRRSHAGLNKGEAEHSLKRAVFFHRLGELRDRTFENQSHRASGLNLVVAAIVLWNTVYLGRAVDALRAAGEDIPADLLAHVAPLGWEHIALTGDYVWADDDVDSSVAFRPLRRIPASFQRVAA, via the coding sequence ATGCCCCGCCACCAGCTTCTATCCCCTCAGACGCGAGCCGCTCTGTTCGATCCACCGTCGGAGCCGACCGCCATCACGCGCCTGTACACCCTCTCGCCGGACGATCTGGCGCACGTGCGTCGCCGGCGCCGTCCCTGGAACCGGCTCGGCTTCGCGATGCAGCTGGCCTACCTGCGCCATCCTGGACGGGCCCTGGGAATTGGCGAGGAACCACCGACCGCCATGCTCGCTCACATCGCCGGACAGGTCGGGGCCGATCCGGCATTGTTCGTCGACTACGCCCGGCGGGAGGAAGCCCGGCGCGAGCATTTGGCCGAACTGCAAGCGGCCTTCGGGCTGTCGCCCTTCGGCTTGGCCGACTATCGGGCCATGTGGCGTGTGGCATCGGAGGTGGCCCGCGGCACCGACCGGGGCGACGCCATCGCCTTGGCTGTAGTGGAAGAGCTGCGGGCGCGCCGCGTCCTGCTGCCGGTCGCCACCGTGGTGGAGCGCCTCGGCCTCGCCGTCCGTGCCAGGGCTCGAGCCACCGCTTATGCCAGTCTGATCCGCGGGTTGGAGGATCGACAGACCGAGCGCCTCCTGGCGCTCCTGAAGGTGACGGAACCGGAGGGCCGCACCGGCTTGACGCAACTGCGCGAGTGGTCGGAGGTGCCTTCCGCGGCGAATCTGGTCCGTCTGGCGGAGCGCTTGGCAACGGTGCGGGCCATCGGCATCGAAGCGGATCGGGCGCGACGCATTCATCAAGTCCGCTATGCCATCATCGCCGGCGAAGCGGGAATCATGGATGCGCAGCACCTGTCGCGCCTGGGCCCGGAACGCCGTCTTGCCGTCCTGACCGCCTTCGTCATCGAGCAGGAGGCCCGACTCAGCGACGCCGCCGTGGAGATGTTCGACCGGCTGATGGGAGCCCTGTTCCGGCGCGCCGAGCGCAAGCGCACGGAACGGCTGACCGACCGGGCCAAGGAGCAGGAAAGCTTGGTCTGGATGCACGCGGTGAGCGGCCGGGCTCTCGTCGCCGCCCGACGGAACGGGACCGATCCGTTCGCCGCCATCGAGGCGGCCGTGGGGTGGGAAGCCTATGAGAAGAGTGTCGATCACGCCGTCGGCGTCGCCGAGACCGCCGACGAAGGCAACAGCCTGCCCGAGGTGGTGGAGCGGCATGCGTCCGCCCGGCGGTTTGCCCCGACCTTCCTGCAAACCTTTGCCTTCAGCTCGTACCGCAAGTCCGATCCGCTGCTCAAGGCGGTCGACGCCATCAAGGCACTGTATGCGTCGGAAGGCCGGCCGACCCTGGCGAAGGACGCGCCGGTCTCCTTTCTCCAGCGCCGTTGGCGGCCCCTCGTGCTGCCACAGGGTAAGAACCTCGATCGCCGCGCCTATGAAATGGCCGTATTCGCGCATCTGCGCGAACGGCTGCGTGCCGGCGATGTCTGGATCGAGGGCGCCCGCGCCTATCGACGGTTCACCGACTTTCTGCTGCCCCGGCCAACGTTCGAGGACCTGCGCAGCACCGGGAGCCTTGACTTGCCCATCCCGGTGTCGTGGCCGGACTATGCCACGGAGCGGACGAAGCTCCTGGACGACCGATTGCGCGAGGTTGCCGCGTTGGCCGAAGTCAACCGATTGCCGGGCGTTACGCTGGAGGACGGCCGCCTGACCATTTCGCCGCTGTCCCGCGCCGTACCCGAGGCCGCGGGCGCTCTCGCCAAACGGCTGTCCGCGCTCCTGCCGCGCATACGGATCACCGAGATCCTGGCCGAGGTCGACCGCTGGACCGGATTCGCCAGCAGCTTCACCCATGTGCGCACCGGCGAGCCGGCCTTCGACCGCGCCGCGGTGCTCGGCACGGTGCTGGCGGACGGCACCAATCTGGGGCTGTCGCGCATGGCCGAGGCGTCGCGGGGCTTGAACCATGCCCGGCTGATCTGGACGGCGGAGTGGCATGTGCGCGACGAAACCTACGCCGCTGCCCTGGCCACCGTGGTGAACGCCCACCACGCCCACCCGATGGCCCACCACTGGGGGCCGGGCGACACCTCGTCGTCGGACGGGCAGTTCTTCCGGGCGGGCGGCCGTGGCGAGGCGCGCTCCGACGTGAACGGCCGCTATGGCGACGACCCCGGCGCGCTGTTCTACACCCATGTCTCCGATCGGTTCTCTCCCTTCCACACGAAGGTGATCTCGGCCACGGCGGGCGAGGCGGCACATGTGCTGGACGGCCTTCTGATGCACGGCAGCGCGCTGTCCATCCGCGAGCACTACACCGATACGGCCGGCGCGACCGATCATGTGTCGGGACTCTGCCATCTTCTGGGGTTCCGCTTCGCCCCTCGCGTCCGCGATCTCAAGGAGCGTCGGTTGTATGTGATTGACCGCACGGCCGATTACGGATTGCTGACGCCATTGATCGGCGGCCCGGTGCGCCTGCATTTCGTCGAGGAATCCTGGGATGACCTGCTGTATCTGGCCACGTCCGTGCGCACTGGGACCGCAGCGCCGTCCGCCCTCTTGCGCCGCCTCGCGGCCTACCCGCGGCAGAACCAGCTCGCCAAAGCGTTGCGCGAGATCGGCCGCATCAAACGCACACTGGCAACCTTGGACTGGCTGAAGGACCCGGACCTCCGCCGTCGCTCCCATGCTGGCCTGAACAAGGGGGAGGCGGAGCATTCGCTCAAGCGGGCCGTCTTCTTCCATCGTCTGGGCGAACTGCGTGACCGGACGTTCGAGAACCAGAGCCATCGGGCCTCGGGGCTCAACCTGGTGGTCGCCGCCATCGTGCTCTGGAACACCGTTTATCTGGGTCGCGCCGTGGACGCGCTGCGCGCAGCCGGCGAAGACATTCCCGCCGACCTGTTAGCACATGTGGCGCCACTCGGCTGGGAGCACATCGCGCTCACCGGAGACTATGTCTGGGCCGACGACGACGTGGATTCCTCGGTAGCGTTCCGACCGCTCCGGCGAATTCCCGCTTCGTTCCAGAGGGTCGCCGCTTAG